The following are encoded in a window of Fusarium verticillioides 7600 chromosome 6, whole genome shotgun sequence genomic DNA:
- a CDS encoding ATP synthase mitochondrial F1 complex assembly factor 2, whose product MKSVTRVPLRIAPRLVQRPAFVRPIHSTVLKAANVAPVVGTGPPPEPPIQPAENVHQRVARRRKQAEMLKNAKELRNASSGKGGGGLKKRFWKDVSVKEVDDALQVFLDTRPLRHPVSKEIVRIPITKPDLASALALEWDLLTSAQDATRHHLIPLTSLACRALDIAEADNTPGGEISEVRDAIATTLLRYLDTDSILCWNPPAGAHDLKNEAGESLRDVQKRTAEEIVSFLTTHVWPGITINPVLDGHSILPQSQAPGVREIVQGWITGLDAFEIAGLERATLAGKSLIAAARFVVEWTEGSVARGHLNPGKKFGVEEAAVATSLEVDWQTGQWGEVEDTHDVNKEDVRRQLGSVALLVSGTGLKA is encoded by the exons ATGAAGTCTGTGACACGAGTACCACTTCGCATTGCGCCTCGGCTCGTCCAGCGTCCGGCCTTTGTCCGCCCAATTCACTCGACCGTTCTCAAGGCCGCCAATGTCGCTCCAGTGGTTGGCACTGGCCCGCCACCTGAGCCACCGATCCAACCCGCCGAAAATGTCCATCAGCGAGTTGCGAGGCGGAGAAAGCAGGctgagatgctcaagaatGCTAAAGAGCTTCGAAATGCCAGTTCTGGAAAGGGAGGCGGTGGTTTGAAGAAGCGATTCTGGAAAGATGTTTCTGTGAAGGAAGTTGACG ATGCTCTTCAAGTCTTCCTCGATACTCGACCGTTGAGACACCCTGTGTCAAAGGAGATCGTTCGAATTCCCATCACCAAGCCCGATCTTGCTTCCGCTCTCGCCCTCGAATGGGATCTTTTGACTTCTGCACAAGATGCTACAAGACATCATTTGATCCCTCTTACAAGTCTTGCATGCCGAGCTCTCGATATCGCCGAGGCTGATAACACGCCTGGGGGCGAAATCTCAGAGGTCCGAGATGCCATTGCTACAACATTATTACGATACCTCGATACCGATTCCATTCTCTGCTGGAACCCTCCTGCAGGAGCGCacgatctcaagaatgaagcTGGAGAGTCGCTACGAGATGTACAGAAGCGCACAGCCGAGGAGATTGTGTCTTTCCTGACAACACATGTTTGGCCaggcatcaccatcaacccaGTCCTAGACGGTCACTCCATCTTGCCTCAGTCACAGGCACCTGGAGTTCGCGAGATCGTTCAAGGCTGGATCACTGGTCTCGATGCTTTCGAGATTGCTGGACTCGAGCGTGCCACATTGGCTGGCAAGAGTCTCATTGCTGCTGCACGATTCGTTGTTGAGTGGACCGAGGGGTCAGTTGCAAGGGGTCATTTGAACCCTGGCAAGAAGTTTGGTGTCGAAGAAGCCGCTGTCGCTACCAGCCTTGAAGTTGACTGGCAGACTGGACAGTGGGGAGAGGTCGAGGATACCCATGATGTTAACAAGGAGGATGTGAGAAGACAGCTAGGCAGCGTTGCACTGTTGGTGTCTGGCACAGGTTTGAAGGCGTAA